Part of the Antedon mediterranea chromosome 6, ecAntMedi1.1, whole genome shotgun sequence genome, CATACCTTAGGtaagtatttttgtttttgttcttcaTTTCCATTCTTTACAATTTGGTTAATACATAGGTTTGAATGGGCACCATAGCTCAGTGAAATTGAAGCACTAGCTCGACTCATCTCTTCCAGAATGATACAATGATCAAGGTAGCCACCTCCAACACCACCATActtttctgaaaaataaaaataatttaaatcatcaaataattcatataaatacaatatattacaatattccTTTATTCCTTTTGTCCCCctacaaacatttttgttttcaatttttttttaatatactgtaccattttaatgtcacattttaaCTGTTACCAAATATTGgatccaaaaaaaatatttacctgaaaaaactgtaatttaaagcaaaaatagtcaaataggctgccagccaatgggttttatgttgaatttaactgtttactttgtcattttaataagtgaaaacattttttcggagttttttctacagaagtgattaaatTTACATCTATACTAACAATACATACTATACATCTTTTAAATCATTCATATGAATATGTACAATAttcttttagaataaaaaaatgaattcaaaAGAATCTTTAAATAATCATTACAAAATGATTAGCTTTACCAGGCACTGCAATTCCGTGAAAACCCATGTCACCTAGCTTTTTCCAAAAttcctaaaatataaaaatataatgtattaaattctagtttgaaGGACAAAAACCAACAGTTTAAAAGCCATCTATGATTGTGTAAATAAcatagaaaacattttaaaacctGAATTGTGCATTTAATTGTAAACAATGACTGTTTGATAATGTTTAGCTCTGTCTAAAATATCAAACtcgtttgacaaaacaagtgcccaaatatggtagtgataatggtatgcttaaatatggtagtgatatgacatcatgatgtccacatatgggcacatcacatcatgacaaagcttaaagctctgtctacactatcaaacttaatgtgacaaaaaaatgttgatgatgtcatatcagtaccatatttgggcatactgTATCactctttttttgtcaaactagtttgatagtgtaaacagagctttagtgtatGAATATTAACGTAGTATGCCTACCCTTATTTGTTTGAATTCATTTGTTCTATCAATCTCATCTGCATATGGTGCAAGCTCTTCTTGAGCGAAGCGGAAAGCAGTTTGACGAAGCTGAAAGTgcacaaatattatataatcaccattttaattgtttttattatttaatttaataaattatgattttaaaatgataaatctATACATTAAGCTATCTTGCAATTTTTACGACTGTTGTGAGAAGCAATCATAATTCGTCAATATATATGCAGCTGCCGTTAATTTTCTAACTGCAAGTATACATATCATGTAGAAATAAATAGAATAGACAAAGACACtattataactttaaaaaaaatgcattaaaacgTTCAAGTTATTACTAGAATgctttttatttactatttatttatatatagggTACTGCTCTGCTTTTttgcaatattattataataaatattcatggtGTTGTGTATTAATATAGTCAAGCACTACTATTCATTATTAAAACCTAGATTCTAAAAACCACACTCTCAAGCTCTCAATAGCAGGCAGGACTGCCACAAACATACAAATAtcattatagttcactataatatttctaGGCCTATGACACAATACGAGTACGACCTTCCTCACTCATTCCATCCCCGCTCGGTCCCACCTCTACCACCTGGACATAGCCatctacctagctaggcctatatatatgcCTACCTGTTTTTGGTCCTCCGTAAGACATGAAATTTCATCGTCAACTTCTACATGAGCAGAAAAAGATCGGAAACATTTTGAAGCACAGCTCTTATAGCTATTATTCAACCAAATAGACCGAATAAAGTTATTTGCCCTTAATGCCATCCTATTAAAATGTGAAATgtataaatgtacaataattatttgttgtataattCTTTTCAGAGCATGAGAATTTCGACAGCGCCACCAATAATATCAGATCTATCTCTTCATTCAAGCATGAAGTTCAAGTGGTGGGTTGACCAGTGACTGTCTCAGTTTACTAAGTACGTTCTCTGGACAAGAAGTCTTTTATCAGTAACTGTGTGATCCTACTGTGTTTCTGCTCCTCTTTAGGtagttaaaacaaaaacaagatgCCTAAGTGTCCAACATGCAATAAAGAAGTCTATTTTGGTGAGTAAAGACTAAAAAATACAGCAAAATGCGGATCATAGGGAATTGAAACTTAGGAAGTGTAAGAGGGAAACGGTAAGATGACACTCACACAGAACTGGTGGAAGATGATGGAAAAACCAGTTTCTGTAAATTTATGAAGGAATCAAATACCATTGGTCAAATGTTTTAAACATACATTTTGTGTCATATCAATCAAATGTATCAAGGTGATATCGTTATATTGAAAAGTTGAAAATATCACACAAATAATATAGGACATAAAATAGGACATAAAATGAgtaaaaaaaggtttttttaaagtaattcttttaaattttccatttattcaaacaaaattatttggGTAGACCTAAATCACACTGCTTGTTTagttaacattaatttttatttaggGTTAGTTTTTATCtatatcatttaaaattaaatatgttgaaaagaattattaaaagtactttttatattgttgtatattatatagAAAATGTCATAGTCACTGTGGTTATGTAAAACTCAAGTTTTTGAATAACATATTTAATTGATGATTGATTGAATGTATTATCACTTTTGGTTTTTTAGtggttttgatttttgttttattatttactaaacAGTACTTAAAATTATCCCATGTTAAACTACAGACCATGAAATACTTAGTTCAAaccataaaataatacaatctgattggttaaaaccACAATACGAGCAGCGTCACTGATTTGAAGATTTAAATTATAGTCTTTTAGTAAATCCCAATTGAATTGAAAGGAAGTGGTGGGAGATATAAGGTTAACAAATTGTTTACTATGACAATAAATGACAATGAAAGGCAATCCCATAAGTGTATTGTACTTGAATCATGATACGTAATAGAATAAATGTACAGGCCTACTTTATCTTGAACTTTATATTCAATGAGAGGAAGAAGATTTTATGTTATATACACTCTCTTTTGAGAATGcataaaatcaatttttcttACAGATCATGAGGATTCATTAGTAGACTGTCaaaaatcaatacaaaatgtagtttaatttaatttttgttgtcaaaagaGGGCACAACCTCCTTCACATTATCCCCTATCCCTTCCCCCTTTAgttattctaaagctctgtctacgagATTTCACTAGGTTCGCGTATGCATGTGTGAAAACGTGTAATAAGaccaaacctggttacaacttaCTTGCTCATTGATTTagagtttatattttataattattattttgttcatttgTTCTTTTAGCTGAGAAAGTATCATCACTTGGCAAAGATTGGCATAAGTTATGTCTCAAGTGCAGGGAGTGTAATAAGCTGCTAAGCTCTGGTGGTCATGCTCAGGTACGTAAACACCAGTGGTAAGATTGGTAGTAGATTATGTGAAGTACTGTCTCTGGTGTTCTTGCTAAGTAACACCAGTGGTAAGAATTAGTTGTAGATCTCTTGTGGTCACGCTCAGGTATGTAACACCAGTGATGAGAATTGGTAGTTCTGGTGTTCTTGCTAAGTAAAACCAGTGGTAAACATTGGTAGTAGATTAGGTGGAAGTACTATCTCTGGTGTTCTTGCTAAGTAAAACCAGTGGTAAACATTGGTAGTAGATTAGGTGGAAGTACTATCTCTGGTGTTCTTGCTAAGTAAAACCAGTGGTAAACATTGGTAGTAGATTAGGTGGAAGTACTATCTCTGGTGTTCTTGCTAAGTAAAACCAGTGGTAAACATTGGTAGTAGATTAGGTGGAAGTACTATCTCTGGTGTTCTTGCTAAGTAAAACCAGTGGTAAACATTGGTAGTAGATTAGGTGGAAGTACTATCTCTGGTGTTCTTGCTAAGTAAAACCAGTGGTAAACATTGGTAGTAGATTAGGTGGAAGTACTATCTCTGGTGTTCTTGCTAAGTAAAACCAGTGGTAAACATTGGTAGTAGATTAGGTGGAAGTACTATCTCTGGTGTTCTTGCTAAGTAATACCAGTGAAGatttgtaacaaatattgttCTGTTGACAAGTGTATCGTCAGTGACAAGGATCACCGCTGAAAGAATTCATAACATAGGCAGGTAGTAAATTTAGTACATTCTCATAtaagtaattaattacaacAATTGGTAATAGAGGTAATATATAGGGACTGCTAGAAGACCCTGAGGTAATCAAATTTAAGTACACTA contains:
- the LOC140051830 gene encoding cysteine-rich protein 1-like, producing MPKCPTCNKEVYFAEKVSSLGKDWHKLCLKCRECNKLLSSGGHAQHNGDPYCHQPCYAKKFGPSGFRGGSSTAPNSYYNKPR